ACGAAGACAAGATATTTGCTTGGAAACAACCTCTCAAAAAGGATTCCTATGAGCCTGACCAGATTATGCATCGGGAAGAGGAAATCAAACTCTACACAAACTCACTCCAAGATATCGTTGAGGGTCACGAACCAAACAACGTCTTCGTATATGGACCGACCGGTGTTGGAAAGACTGCCGTGACGAAATGGATGCGTGAGAAGTTGCAAGTCGAGGCGAAGCGACGGTCAGTACCTCTCCACGTAGTAGGACCGATTAATTGCCGTCACTACAAAACAGCCTATCGTCTCGTTACGACTATCGTCAATGAGCTCCGACCAGCTGACGATCAAGTAGCTGAAAGCGGCCATAGTACCGATCGAGTCTTTAATTTCCTGTACGAAGAAATCGAATCGCTTGGAGGCAATGTTCTTCTTATTCTTGACGAGATCGACAACATCCCTCCTGATGCTCGTAATGACTTCCTCTATGATCTACCACGAGCCGAAGCTAACGAAGATACGCCGATTAGCGAGGCAAAAATCGGTCTCATTGGGATTTCTAACAACTTGAAGTTCGTTGACGCGCTTGAGCCAAAAGTCAAATCAACACTCGGTGAACGAGAAATAGAGTTTGGCCCATATAATGCAAGCCAGCTTGGAGACATTCTCTCGTATTATGCCGATCTCGCGTTCAAGGATAGTGTACTTGACACTGATGTGATTCCACTTGCTGCAGCGTTCGCAGCACAAGAACGGGGTGACGTTCGGCAGGGACTTCGGATTCTGGAGAAGTCCGGGGAGTATGCTCGGATGGAAGGATCGTCTGTCGTCAATGAGGATCACGTACGCGAAGCAACGGAAAATATCGAGACTGATGAGATCCTTGACTATTTTGACGATAAACTCTCTATCCAACAAGGGCTAGCGTATATTTCGACGACGCTGATGGTC
This genomic interval from Halalkalicoccus subterraneus contains the following:
- a CDS encoding Cdc6/Cdc18 family protein, which encodes MDHDENPFQNEDKIFAWKQPLKKDSYEPDQIMHREEEIKLYTNSLQDIVEGHEPNNVFVYGPTGVGKTAVTKWMREKLQVEAKRRSVPLHVVGPINCRHYKTAYRLVTTIVNELRPADDQVAESGHSTDRVFNFLYEEIESLGGNVLLILDEIDNIPPDARNDFLYDLPRAEANEDTPISEAKIGLIGISNNLKFVDALEPKVKSTLGEREIEFGPYNASQLGDILSYYADLAFKDSVLDTDVIPLAAAFAAQERGDVRQGLRILEKSGEYARMEGSSVVNEDHVREATENIETDEILDYFDDKLSIQQGLAYISTTLMVIEPQKEARTKHVYNLYTKLAASVNADQVSERKFYEFLDQLCMLGLARSTERNLGRKGGRTYIYEVTDAPEDIINACKQDSRLGGVLPSNVYDILEHYQKGQATSYQAPDELEAEQRDLFRFA